From a single bacterium genomic region:
- a CDS encoding MATE family efflux transporter, with protein sequence MSCKIYKTNMGKVAERRRKIIEKNNLTEGSISKSIWNLAVPIMISVVLQNAFNIVDMIFVGRLGPEAIAAVAMGGIFFGIIMIALIGISIGTTAMVARAIGAKDIKEAEDVAVQSLFMGIIGSIVFGISGYFLAKPMLILFGASGEVISLGESYIKILSLGSITMFLLFLISAIFRGAGDAFLPMKFLLLSTGLNIILDPLLIFGMFGFPALGVKGSALATVTARAAGMIWGLWAIFNGHSIIHLKIRESKLRLSTMLQMIRTGIFAALQMAARNISGLILMRIVAVFGTFAVAAYGIGMRVLMLVMMPGFAFAQCATTLVGQNLGADRPKRAERSAWLSTGFFGIIAIIFTIIFTIFAKEIIAIFNTHPEVIRIGALYLRFLSFAFIFMASSIVLGRAFMGAGDTLSPLIITGISLFGFQIPLAFLLSKNLNMNTNGIWLAIAISNVVQGVVMAGWFKKGAWKSIKK encoded by the coding sequence ATGTCTTGCAAAATATATAAGACTAATATGGGAAAAGTGGCTGAAAGAAGAAGAAAAATTATAGAAAAGAACAATTTAACCGAAGGTAGTATTTCTAAGAGTATTTGGAACTTAGCTGTTCCTATTATGATTAGTGTGGTATTGCAGAATGCGTTTAATATTGTGGACATGATTTTTGTTGGCAGATTAGGTCCAGAAGCTATCGCTGCAGTAGCTATGGGAGGAATCTTCTTTGGAATAATTATGATTGCTTTAATAGGTATCTCTATTGGGACAACGGCTATGGTAGCCAGAGCCATTGGGGCAAAGGATATTAAAGAGGCAGAAGATGTTGCTGTTCAATCACTTTTTATGGGTATTATCGGTTCTATTGTTTTTGGTATTTCCGGCTATTTTCTGGCGAAACCTATGCTTATCTTGTTTGGCGCAAGCGGAGAGGTGATTTCTTTAGGGGAATCTTATATCAAGATATTGTCTCTTGGTTCAATCACTATGTTTCTTTTATTTTTGATTAGCGCTATCTTTCGTGGAGCAGGGGATGCCTTTTTGCCTATGAAATTTTTGTTGCTTTCTACAGGATTGAATATTATTTTAGATCCATTATTAATATTTGGAATGTTTGGGTTTCCTGCTTTGGGAGTTAAAGGTTCTGCTCTGGCCACTGTTACAGCCAGAGCAGCAGGTATGATATGGGGACTATGGGCAATTTTTAATGGACACTCTATTATCCATTTAAAAATAAGGGAATCAAAATTGAGACTATCCACTATGCTTCAGATGATTCGTACAGGTATTTTCGCTGCCTTGCAGATGGCTGCAAGAAACATATCAGGTTTAATCTTAATGCGCATTGTAGCTGTATTCGGCACTTTTGCTGTAGCTGCTTATGGTATTGGGATGAGAGTATTGATGTTGGTAATGATGCCTGGCTTTGCATTTGCTCAATGCGCTACAACATTGGTTGGGCAGAATTTAGGAGCAGACAGACCAAAAAGGGCTGAAAGAAGCGCATGGTTGTCAACAGGATTTTTTGGAATTATAGCTATAATATTCACAATAATATTTACTATATTTGCTAAGGAAATAATTGCTATTTTTAATACCCATCCCGAAGTTATTAGAATAGGTGCCTTATATTTACGCTTTTTATCTTTTGCATTTATCTTTATGGCATCCTCTATAGTTCTTGGGAGAGCATTTATGGGTGCAGGTGATACTTTATCGCCGCTTATAATTACAGGTATTTCCCTTTTTGGATTCCAGATACCACTGGCATTTTTATTATCAAAAAATTTAAATATGAATACCAATGGCATATGGCTGGCAATTGCTATCTCAAATGTGGTTCAAGGAGTAGTGATGGCTGGATGGTTTAAAAAAGGTGCGTGGAAGAGCATAAAAAAATAG
- the trpD gene encoding anthranilate phosphoribosyltransferase, translated as MIKEIIQKIVEGGNLTEDEARGTMEEIMDGKATASQIASFITALRIKGETVDEITGCAKVMREKAERIHIKHELDVVDTCGTGGDKADTFNVSTATAIVASGGGVVVAKHGNRSVSSKCGSADVMKELGINIDIHPKKVEECINRIGIGFLFAPLFHKAMKYAIGPRREIGIRTIFNILGPLTNPANATSQILGVYDPNLTDKLANVLKNMGSKRAFVAYGEGGFDEISITGKTRISELKNGEIKTYFVEPRDFGLSTGKKEDIKGGDAAENAKIIIKILKGEKGARRDIVVLNSAHIFVATGKAKDIREGITLAENSIDSGAALNKLNALREETNK; from the coding sequence GTGATTAAAGAAATAATTCAAAAGATTGTAGAGGGTGGGAATCTTACAGAAGACGAAGCGCGAGGAACGATGGAAGAAATTATGGACGGTAAAGCGACTGCTTCTCAAATCGCGTCTTTTATAACAGCCCTCAGAATAAAAGGTGAGACTGTGGATGAAATTACTGGCTGCGCAAAGGTGATGAGAGAGAAGGCGGAAAGAATTCATATCAAACATGAGTTAGATGTAGTTGATACATGCGGCACAGGTGGAGACAAGGCTGACACATTTAATGTTTCTACAGCAACAGCAATCGTAGCTTCAGGAGGCGGAGTTGTTGTTGCAAAACACGGCAACAGATCTGTATCCAGTAAATGCGGAAGTGCGGATGTAATGAAAGAGTTGGGAATAAACATAGATATTCATCCAAAAAAGGTTGAGGAATGTATCAATAGAATAGGCATCGGATTCTTGTTTGCACCACTCTTTCATAAAGCTATGAAATATGCAATTGGTCCCAGAAGAGAAATAGGCATAAGAACAATTTTCAATATTCTGGGTCCGCTCACTAATCCGGCTAATGCTACATCTCAGATTTTGGGAGTATATGATCCGAATTTAACAGATAAATTAGCAAATGTTCTTAAGAATATGGGGTCAAAAAGAGCTTTTGTTGCATATGGAGAAGGCGGTTTTGACGAGATAAGCATTACAGGAAAAACAAGAATCAGCGAGCTTAAAAATGGAGAGATAAAAACATATTTTGTAGAACCTCGCGATTTTGGTCTATCCACTGGGAAAAAAGAAGATATTAAAGGCGGCGATGCAGCTGAAAACGCAAAAATCATTATAAAAATACTAAAGGGTGAAAAAGGGGCAAGGAGAGATATCGTTGTTCTGAATTCTGCTCATATCTTTGTAGCAACAGGAAAAGCTAAAGATATAAGAGAAGGCATAACATTAGCTGAAAACTCTATAGACTCAGGAGCGGCACTCAATAAACTTAATGCCTTAAGAGAAGAGACAAATAAGTAG
- a CDS encoding aminodeoxychorismate/anthranilate synthase component II has product MILIIDNYDSFTFNLVQYFGELGAEMEIYRNDKITLDQIKNKKNLKKIVISPGPCTPKEAGISKDVIKSFYEKIPILGVCLGHQCIGEVFEAKIVRAKRLMHGKTSMIYHDSNTIFKGINNPFEATRYHSLEVERKSLPECFTISAWTEQNEIMGIRHNKYPIEGVQFHPESILTKEGKKILENFLKLK; this is encoded by the coding sequence TTGATTCTTATAATAGATAATTACGACTCCTTTACGTTTAATCTAGTTCAGTATTTCGGCGAGCTTGGTGCTGAAATGGAGATTTACAGAAATGACAAAATAACATTAGATCAAATAAAGAACAAAAAAAACCTGAAAAAAATCGTCATCTCTCCAGGTCCATGCACACCAAAAGAAGCAGGCATTTCTAAAGATGTTATAAAATCATTTTACGAGAAAATTCCAATACTCGGTGTATGTTTGGGGCACCAGTGCATTGGGGAAGTCTTTGAAGCGAAAATAGTCAGAGCTAAAAGACTTATGCATGGAAAAACTTCTATGATTTATCATGACAGCAACACAATATTTAAAGGCATCAATAATCCATTTGAAGCTACGCGATATCACTCTCTTGAAGTAGAGAGAAAATCTCTGCCTGAGTGTTTCACAATTTCAGCATGGACTGAGCAGAATGAAATAATGGGAATCAGGCACAATAAATACCCGATTGAAGGTGTCCAATTCCATCCGGAATCAATCCTCACTAAAGAAGGTAAAAAAATACTTGAAAACTTTTTAAAGCTGAAATAG
- the trpE gene encoding anthranilate synthase component I, with protein MYHPTKKEFIKKTKRGNLIPVYKEIIADTQTPVSAYKQVAHGDKFSFILESVERGEQFGRYSFIGTDPETVFQFKNNKGSLLTKHKEKQVSLSGGPLPFLRHMMDKYRFVTDDSLPPFCGGAVGYFSYDVIKFIEKLPMHTADDLNLPDCVLMFTDTIIIFDHLLHKMKIVSNVHLNDKLDPAKAYDQAIRKIDKLIDKLNTPMQKYRNKKQKIKYKLKSNLTKNQFTKIVKKAKEYIKAGDIIQTVLSQRLETRINVDSFDIYRALRLINPSPYMYYLKLDSFEIAGSSPETLVKVENKTVKERPIAGTRPRGKTEIEDNELVKELLSDPKELAEHIMLVDLSRNDIGRVCKYGTVKVGELMSIEKYSHVMHIVSDVQGKIKPDLDSIDVLKACFPAGTVSGAPKIRAMELIEELEPTRRGPYAGAVGYLSFSGNLDTCITIRTAIIKNNTAYLQAGAGIVADSVPEKEYNETLNKAKVLIKAIKLAEEGLI; from the coding sequence ATGTATCATCCAACAAAAAAAGAGTTTATTAAAAAAACAAAACGCGGGAATCTCATTCCTGTTTACAAAGAGATCATAGCTGATACACAAACTCCTGTATCAGCATATAAACAAGTTGCGCATGGAGATAAATTTTCATTTATTCTTGAAAGTGTTGAAAGAGGAGAACAATTTGGCAGATATTCATTTATTGGCACCGATCCCGAAACAGTCTTTCAATTCAAAAATAATAAGGGAAGCCTACTGACTAAGCATAAAGAAAAACAAGTTTCTCTTTCAGGCGGCCCATTACCATTTCTCAGGCACATGATGGATAAATACCGATTTGTAACCGATGATTCCCTCCCTCCATTTTGCGGCGGAGCAGTGGGGTATTTTAGCTATGATGTTATTAAATTCATAGAGAAACTACCAATGCATACAGCCGATGATCTCAATCTTCCGGATTGTGTGCTAATGTTCACGGACACTATAATAATTTTCGATCATCTTCTGCATAAGATGAAGATAGTCTCAAATGTACACTTAAATGATAAGCTTGATCCGGCTAAGGCATACGATCAAGCTATACGAAAGATTGATAAGCTAATAGATAAATTAAATACACCTATGCAGAAATACAGAAATAAAAAACAAAAGATAAAATATAAGCTAAAGTCTAATCTTACAAAGAATCAATTCACAAAAATTGTAAAGAAAGCCAAGGAATATATTAAAGCAGGCGATATCATTCAGACCGTGCTTTCACAACGGCTGGAAACTAGAATAAATGTGGACTCATTTGATATATATCGAGCTCTTCGACTAATAAATCCGTCTCCATACATGTATTATCTAAAGCTTGACAGTTTTGAAATAGCAGGATCATCTCCTGAGACTTTGGTTAAGGTAGAAAATAAAACTGTAAAAGAACGTCCAATAGCTGGTACAAGACCCAGAGGGAAAACAGAGATTGAAGATAATGAACTTGTAAAGGAATTGCTATCTGATCCAAAAGAACTCGCAGAGCACATAATGCTTGTTGACCTTTCACGAAACGATATTGGCCGCGTTTGCAAATACGGCACAGTCAAAGTTGGAGAACTGATGAGTATAGAAAAGTACTCTCATGTCATGCATATAGTCTCAGATGTTCAAGGGAAAATTAAACCTGATTTAGACAGCATAGATGTTCTCAAGGCTTGCTTCCCTGCAGGGACAGTCTCCGGCGCTCCAAAGATAAGAGCTATGGAACTTATTGAGGAGCTTGAGCCTACCAGACGTGGTCCTTATGCAGGAGCAGTTGGGTATTTGAGTTTTTCAGGAAATCTAGACACATGCATAACAATAAGAACAGCAATTATTAAAAACAATACAGCTTATCTTCAGGCTGGAGCAGGTATTGTTGCAGATTCAGTACCAGAGAAAGAATATAATGAAACATTAAATAAGGCGAAAGTGCTTATAAAAGCAATAAAGCTTGCTGAGGAGGGTTTAATTTGA
- the pssA gene encoding CDP-diacylglycerol--serine O-phosphatidyltransferase: MRKIQLLPNLLTTANLVCGFLSIIFSIQENFIIAGWLIIVAIIFDALDGEVSRLTKTSSTFGLQYDSLADLISFAVAPAVLVYKSFHGIPTRLALSLITLYVVCGALRLARFNVQIVKTKDKFFVGLPIPAAAAIITTSTVAFHDYIIQFPVLRFFPIFMVVIAYLMVSKVRYPSLKEIERKRPFHYLVAILLILALIVVRSDFFMFAITFAYVLSGLTRMIKPLRKLFVLKDQAGRTSP, encoded by the coding sequence ATGAGAAAAATTCAGTTACTGCCAAATCTTCTAACAACCGCCAATCTAGTGTGCGGATTTTTGTCAATAATTTTTTCCATACAAGAAAATTTTATTATCGCAGGATGGTTAATTATTGTTGCCATTATATTTGACGCGCTTGATGGCGAGGTTTCGCGTCTAACAAAAACAAGCAGCACGTTCGGATTGCAATATGACTCCCTTGCTGATCTCATATCTTTTGCTGTTGCTCCGGCAGTGCTTGTGTATAAATCTTTTCATGGAATTCCTACGCGTCTAGCGTTATCCCTTATTACATTGTACGTAGTTTGTGGGGCATTGAGACTAGCCAGATTTAATGTTCAAATAGTAAAAACAAAGGATAAATTTTTTGTAGGACTTCCTATTCCTGCTGCTGCTGCAATAATCACAACCTCTACAGTAGCCTTTCATGACTACATTATTCAATTCCCTGTACTCAGATTCTTTCCAATATTCATGGTTGTTATTGCATACCTGATGGTAAGCAAAGTTAGATATCCCAGTCTAAAGGAAATTGAGAGAAAAAGACCATTTCACTATCTGGTTGCTATACTCTTAATTCTTGCTTTAATAGTTGTGCGTTCGGATTTTTTTATGTTTGCAATAACATTTGCTTACGTACTTTCAGGACTTACAAGAATGATCAAGCCTTTAAGAAAATTATTCGTACTCAAAGACCAAGCTGGGAGAACATCCCCCTGA
- a CDS encoding phosphatidylserine decarboxylase family protein, translating to MKFKIAKDGLPIIGFFVLLTILSAFLHIYVSVIFLILLSFCVFFFRDPEREITKGENIVLAPADGKVVAIEQIQDSKISDEPVNRISIFLSIFDVHINRAPVDGEIVYLKYSRGRFLDARNPKASEVNENNFMVLSHKGNKIALRQIAGKIARRVVCKCKKGDKIKIGECIGMIKFGSRTDLFLPVNVKINAKIGDIVKAGITIMGKII from the coding sequence ATGAAATTTAAAATAGCAAAAGATGGTTTGCCAATAATAGGTTTTTTTGTATTACTTACAATCCTCAGCGCTTTTCTGCATATATACGTCAGTGTTATTTTTCTCATCTTACTTAGTTTTTGTGTTTTTTTCTTTAGAGATCCTGAAAGAGAGATTACAAAAGGAGAAAATATAGTCCTTGCGCCAGCTGATGGCAAAGTAGTGGCGATCGAACAGATTCAGGACAGCAAAATATCCGATGAACCAGTTAATAGAATCTCTATCTTTCTCTCGATTTTTGACGTGCATATCAATCGCGCGCCAGTTGATGGAGAGATAGTGTATCTTAAATATTCAAGAGGAAGGTTCCTTGACGCTAGAAATCCAAAGGCATCAGAAGTAAATGAGAATAATTTTATGGTGCTTTCGCATAAAGGGAATAAGATTGCCTTAAGGCAAATAGCAGGGAAAATTGCGCGTCGCGTTGTATGTAAATGCAAAAAAGGTGATAAAATAAAAATTGGTGAATGCATAGGAATGATAAAATTTGGTTCAAGAACAGATCTGTTTCTTCCTGTGAACGTAAAGATAAACGCAAAAATTGGCGATATAGTTAAGGCGGGAATAACTATTATGGGGAAAATTATATGA
- a CDS encoding HEPN domain-containing protein, translating into MSAKKINTKGIQRSEYKTYLKKASEFYDTMLQSEKRGMANAVGLNAVHCAISSADAMLVFYAGIRSMSADHRSVIDLLSNSVNLPEVKSKCETLRKILAKKNIIEYENRDFTKKEALEILKLTERFYTWVVSRLK; encoded by the coding sequence ATGTCAGCCAAGAAGATAAACACAAAAGGAATACAAAGAAGCGAATATAAAACCTATCTTAAAAAGGCCAGTGAATTCTATGACACAATGCTTCAGTCTGAAAAGAGAGGAATGGCAAACGCAGTTGGTTTAAATGCTGTGCATTGCGCAATATCCTCTGCTGATGCAATGCTTGTGTTTTATGCAGGCATTCGCTCAATGAGTGCTGACCATCGTTCAGTAATTGATTTATTATCCAATTCTGTGAACCTGCCGGAAGTTAAATCTAAATGTGAGACTTTAAGAAAGATTTTAGCTAAAAAGAATATAATTGAATACGAAAATAGAGATTTTACCAAGAAAGAAGCTCTGGAAATATTAAAACTTACAGAGAGATTTTATACTTGGGTTGTCTCAAGATTAAAATAG